The Megachile rotundata isolate GNS110a chromosome 3, iyMegRotu1, whole genome shotgun sequence genome includes a window with the following:
- the Mical gene encoding molecule interacting with CasL isoform X7, translating into MDHQQSGRKQTMNLSEMAIANDMFDQFCNATTLKSILGHFRDLCEILKIRPNTITQFYPKLKAKLRSWKAQALWKKFDQRANHKCYNRGKACPNTRVLIIGGGPCGLRSAIEAQLLGAKVVVVEKRDRMSRNNVLHLWPFVIQDLRGLGAKKFFGKFCAGSIDHISIRQLQCILLKVALILGVEFHESVSFDSLIPPPENQEEGKIGWRAKTTPSDHPVSQYEFDVLIGADGKRNTLEGFKRKEFRGKLAIAITANFINKRTEAEARVEEISGVAFIFNQKFFKELYQETGIDLENIVYYKDDTHYFVMTAKKHSLIDKGVILQDHADTAKLLAKENVDREALMHYAREAAEFSTEYQMMDMEFAVNHYGQPDVAMFDFTSMYAAENASRVLERRGHRLLMILVGDSLLEPFWPTGSGCARGFLSSLDACWAIKGWGASVSPLEVIAERESIYRLLGQTTPENLNRDYAAYTLDPHTRYPNLNVSSVSPIQVRSLLDTDDPDSIKQPPVQSDIDIPKKRRRRDLRGDSQVHPDTLLRWLQKQVALYDSVQIEDMGASFKSGLAICAIIHRYCPDLIDFHSLNPNDPVTNNQLAFDILEKELGIPPIMTGEEMAQCDVPDKLAMFSYLTQIYEVFRGEIPYIKHPKLEPENEERPTHSKQLSHLTPDQKVQLLDRIVRQDSATRTRHSRSRHNENMNPADKKGDTISRRSRKRRSTEKMGATVEERQKRLADIEKNRAERMRRRQYLRHMATQQFYKSMQMLQANAKREKDEPFEDYSIFLYRQTAPDFKDRVKYLEQKILYPDREPKIHAGHRRNSIDEEFSGRIKNIEDKLKGSTPSEKKPRDLLRAIGKIEKTDWNVKEIEKKIEENKMGRSVRHEKVERVPKWSREQFLARQIKMEKKGRDQKESDSKYADIDTTLKNIDRKIKEGNVLGHNKVSAMAEQFSNKSQDAEPKVQKSNIKPTISLPAQGGSEMCHFCNKRVYLMERLSAEGKFFHRGCFRCEYCSTSLRIGNHTFDREKNGGRFYCTQHFGFSGTLKARAEKKRIASVNKENIPNSPVNIKTSEKTKPLEGVVGLDLLDRGQTPERIEFENLAEISDAEEPQSQMDEDEWTDRNFGASTAEMGSSDDISDMSDSDEDNEVFEEAIDQPLTTEGTLELAKNWTLRYSHPHATMGQSDTGSNEYEDSSDEYTNEDDESTTATEDEDDIRARELRKQEVWLKNPTRSSDTDTGSETEVASNEGTSEESEENSATEISTDSEFEHDGATPTQHEIPEITINDSYVRKTRGNYVEPKKVQVKSKVISSVNGNLKQDKDSDEKTQLKADNRNPSHPEKETNMNQQETNNTNRVPLINPRKGDYLLNRTHSTEGIASKLSLELKKKYLFGGTAFGGSVMKSGSASNVDTQLRNLTDAISQHQKLLNPAPEPSPTMQAFLQGTSKLRSNNAQLSPISPTAIFTASPIRSYTGNRSQNLLNNDNPMYKATILPEISKTHLPDLVKESSILKSKTAPNIVCGESKSTANKELTKEQVSSSQTTTVVNNSQALENAKNSQNTDINFTANDENNGFRPRSPLHETSIIVPQVDWSKNKEEAKEAISTEDSEIDSDSLSSSDGEAEGAQNEQLVAVNLSPPRLQIHSTDGDLLLDEQVDRYKDFDDGQSFEPDSIECSFLRDKETNNKTEPTPTKPESGVNKTSMELEIVKNEIEQLELQDDNKKNISNCSTPTSVASTISNKQDDSEENDVTTAALTETEFSEWARDGEVLVSDDLRDVEFNINPEFITTRRNLPLSDNSRTRNALITIAKEEDLTDMELDTSKYNQLDIPINDTSKLLANGEDIDFMDTDNDSLLDDSLQDASNMVMLKNRGYVEFVNIKSDPTSSSSQEKLIADAPIAKLEVENDSCSEEEAYNDRNVIEINPVTMDDVMNKLNGTLTKTENEIEEKADTKLDSAQQDQPIVEAVNKELFQSMEEDSLLIVEPAEDTTTSEVITILASPVNPQVSIVPPQTQEASQEEEPKATADSSNADYSEYVKRLQSRIAEFSNAKDSIDVRKSKRKNSKSSIQTRTAEMIAEEIKSQDAVINNSFNSPATSRKLEEITRERSKQKNVIQDLLMDKVEAHKQKSAEKKARRAARASSFTSTPVLSPIRPPVSSASPINKFTPTSIATPENSPLRTTFAEAKKSLETEAPREVPWKSGKEKEANDENKNEIQSVENLNETHNEVESNFKTPVAPPRLKHDEVKRTAEKARQDARERARLKSDEDLGLSPEDRIKELRMKVARRQLSMEDRKNKEDPEPRIRLYSSGENKTGLKLQTSKSTDNMKAVAEAINFSGLSAANTKSMDELLHTNSSPKSANAVTVVKREKKQKTKDPERRKSIIQAVSDFFFKKESSPSPSNQKDKLSMFRLTSKSKGKLYKSYSEGSDLDKIVSPKTNTRPKSVCEGMLTRNFLNENPPPIPPPPLNYTIPTTHVSDDSLSEDDTKTTAVSTSCIHKATVTEGSCNSISRKTKTTKRIARQAQLKRLRMAQEIQRKLEETEVKQRELESRGVSVEKALRGEGECSDREEADLLREWFDLMKERTELRRYEKELLVRAQEVQLEDRHERLQQELRERLADDDNKKTSDDVKKEGEILTEMLEIVAKRDSLIALLEEERQRWCKSTCQTLTSFPTYTVACSSHVPNFFSHNLNNSSFVFTLTVILIAYVFFTNLIELFVNFYKEHLTLFKS; encoded by the exons ATGGATCACCAACAATCAGGACGAAAGCAAACGATGAATTTGTCAGAAATGGCGATAGCCAACGATATGTTCGATCAATTCTGCAACGCGACCACTTTAAAGTCTATATTGGGACACTTCAGGGACCTctgtgaaatattgaaaatcaggccaaacacgatcactcaattcTACCCGAAATTGAAAGCGAAGCTACGATCTTGGAAAGCGCAAGCTCTGTGGAAGAAGTTCGATCAGAGGGCCAATCACAAGTGCTATAATCGAGGGAAAGCATGTCCCAATACGAGG GTGTTGATCATCGGAGGAGGTCCCTGCGGTCTCCGTTCAGCGATAGAAGCGCAACTATTGGGAGCGAAAGTCGTCGTGGTCGAGAAACGGGATCGAATGTCCAGAAACAACGTTCTTCACCTTTGGCCCTTCGTTATTCAAGACCTACGCGGCTTGGGAGCGAAGAAATTCTTCGGGAAGTTTTGCGCCGGGtccatcgatcacatcagcatccGACAGCTTCAGTGTATCTTGCTTAAAGTCGCTTTGATCCTCGGTGTTGAGTTCCACGAGAGCGTAAGCTTCGATTCTTTGATACCGCCACCGGAGAACCAGGAAGAAGGCA AAATTGGTTGGAGAGCAAAAACTACACCGTCTGATCATCCAGTTTCTCAGTACGAATTCGACGTATTAATCGGTGCAGACGGTAAAAGAAACACTCTGGAAGGTTTCAAGCGCAAGGAATTTCGAGGTAAACTGGCTATCGCCATAACAGCGAATTTCATAAATAAGCGAACTGAGGCAGAGGCACGGGTAGAAGAAATCAGTGGAGTGGCCTTTATCTTCAATCAGAAGTTCTTCAAAGAATTGTACCAAGAGACTGGTATAGATCtagaaaatattgtatattataaggACGATACTCATTATTTTGTTATGACTGCCAAAAAGCACAGTCTCATTGACAAAGGAGTAATTCTGCAG GATCATGCAGACACGGCAAAATTGTTGGCAAAAGAGAATGTAGATCGTGAGGCATTGATGCATTATGCTCGAGAGGCGGCCGAATTCTCCACCGAATACCAAATGATGGATATGGAATTCGCAGTGAATCATTATGGACAGCCAGACGTAGCTATGTTCGATTTTACGTCTATGTACGCAGCAGAGAATGCTAGCCGAGTTTTGGAACGACGTGGCCACAGATTACTTATGATCCTCGTTGGCGACAGTTTACTAGAG CCATTTTGGCCAACGGGATCCGGTTGTGCGAGGGGATTCCTGAGCTCTTTGGATGCTTGTTGGGCGATTAAAGGATGGGGTGCCTCTGTGTCGCCGTTAGAAGTGATTGCAGAACGAGAATCCATCTATAGGTTACTTGGACAAACCACCCCCGAAAACCTCAATAGAGATTATGCGGCATACACGTTAGATCCTCACACGAG GTATCCCAATTTAAACGTATCTTCTGTATCGCCAATACAAGTACGAAGTCTGCTGGATACAGACGACCCGGATAGCATTAAACAGCCTCCTGTGCAATCCGACATCGACATACCTAAGAAACGACGTCGCCGTG ATCTCCGTGGAGATTCGCAAGTGCATCCGGACACACTGCTTCGCTGGCTGCAGAAACAAGTCGCGCTTTACGACTCGGTTCAGATAGAAGATATGGGTGCCTCCTTCAAGAGTGGTCTGGCTATTTGTGCAATCATTCACAGATACTGTCCAGATTTAATAGACTTTCACAGTTTAAACCCGAACGACCCGGTAACGAACAACCAGTTGGCCTTTGATATTTTGGAGAAAGAATTGGGCATACCTCCA ATAATGACAGGAGAGGAAATGGCTCAATGCGACGTCCCCGATAAACTCGCCATGTTTTCCTACCTCACACAGATATACGAAGTTTTCCGCGGTGAAATCCCGTATATAAAACATCCGAAATTA GAACCCGAAAACGAAGAAAGACCAACGCATAGTAAGCAATTGAGCCATTTAACACCTGACCAAAAGGTCCAGTTACTTGACCGTATCGTCAGGCAAGATAGCGCAACGAGAACGAGACACTCACGATCGCGACATAACGAAAATATGAACCCCGCGGATAAGAAGGGAGACACGATTAGCCGGCGTTCTCGAAAAAGACGAAGCACGGAGAAGATGGGCGCGACAGTG GAGGAAAGACAGAAGAGACTCGCGGACATAGAGAAAAATCGTGCTGAACGTATGAGAAGGCGGCAATATTTGCGACACATGGCGACGCAGCAATTCTACAAAAGTATGCAGATGCTGCAAGCAAATGCAAAACGCGAGAAAGACGAGCCATTCGAAGATTATTCGATATTCTTGTACCGGCAGACAGCACCGGATTTCAAGGATAGAGTGAAATACCTAGAACAGAAAATATTGTACCCA GATAGAGAACCCAAGATACATGCTGGTCATCGTAGGAACAGTATAGATGAAGAATTCTCTGGTAGAATAAAGAATATTGAGGACAAGTTGAAGGGATCCACTCCATCTGAAAAGAAGCCTAGAGATCTTCTACGTGCCATTG GTAAAATTGAGAAGACTGACTGGAACGTGAAAGAAATTGAGAAGAAAATCGAAGAGAATAAAATGGGTCGATCGGTTCGACACGAAAAAGTGGAACGAGTGCCGAAGTGGAGTCGAGAACAG TTTTTAGCTCGACAAATCAAGATGGAGAAGAAGGGACGGGATCAGAAGGAGTCAGATAGTAAGTACGCTGATATTGACACTACCCTGAAGAATATTGACAGGAAGATCAAAGAGGGTAATGTGCTCGGGCACAATAAAGTCTCGGCTATGGCCGAGCAGTTTTCGAATAAAAGTCAGGACGCGGAGCCCAAGGTGCAGAAATCG AACATTAAACCTACGATATCGTTGCCCGCGCAAGGTGGTTCAGAGATGTGTCATTTCTGCAACAAGAGGGTTTATTTGATGGAGAGACTTAGCGCTGAAGGGAAATTTTTCCACCGCGGCTGTTTCCGTTGTGAATATTGTTCTACCTCATTAAGAATAG GAAATCATACGTTTGACCGGGAGAAAAATGGAGGACGATTCTACTGTACGCAACACTTTGGTTTCTCAGGAACGTTGAAAGCTCGCGCTGAGAAGAAGAGAATTGCATCAGTGAACAAAGAAAACATACCTAATTCAcctgtaaatataaaaacatcCGAAAAG acGAAACCTCTGGAAGGTGTAGTCGGTCTGGACTTGCTCGATCGCGGTCAAACACCGGAAAGAATAGAATTCGAAAACCTAGCAGAAATATCAGATGCTGAAGAACCACAGAGTCAGATGGATGAAGATGAATGGACGGATAGAAATTTCGGTGCTTCCACGGCAGAAATGGGTTCCAGTGATGATATCTCAGACATGAG TGATTCGGATGAAGACAATGAAGTGTTTGAAGAAGCAATAGATCAACCATTGACGACTGAAGGTACTCTTGAACTTGCTAAAAATTGGACGCTACGATATTCTCATCCACATGCTACGATGGGACAGTCTGATACTGGGAGCAACGAGTATGAAGATTCTAGTGATGAATATACTAATGAAG ACGATGAAAGTACAACTGCCACAGAAGACGAAGACGACATACGTGCTCGGGAGTTGAGAAAGCAAGAAGTCTGGCTGAAGAATCCTACGCGCAGTTCTGACACGGACACCGGTTCGGAAACGGAG GTTGCTTCAAACGAAGGTACATCGGAGGAGAGTGAGGAGAACTCAGCTACAGAAATATCAACTGATTCTGAATTCGAACACGATGGTGCAACTCCAACGCAGCACGAGATCCCAGAAATCACGATCAACGATTCCTACGTTCGAAAAACTAGAGGAAATTACGTAGAGCCCAAAAAGGTTCAAGTCAAGAGCAAAGTAATATCATCGGTCAATGGTAACCTGAAGCAGGACAAGGATTCTGATGAGAAGACGCAATTAAAAGCGGATAATAGAAACCCTTCTCATCCAGAGAAAGAAACTAATATGAATCAACAGGAAACCAACAATACAAATAGAGTTCCTTTAATAAATCCACGTAAAGGAGATTATCTATTGAATCGCACTCATTCAACGGAAGGTATCGCGTCCAAGTTATCTTTAGAATTGAAAAAGAAGTATTTGTTTGGTGGCACAGCTTTTGGTGGCTCTGTTATGAAATCAGGCTCAGCCTCAAACGTGGACACTCAACTGAGAAACCTGACAGACGCTATTTCTCAACATCAAAAACTCCTGAACCCTGCACCAGAACCAAGCCCTACGATGCAAGCATTTTTACAAGGAACGAGTAAACTGCGATCGAACAACGCTCAACTATCCCCCATATCACCCACAGCTATATTCACTGCTTCTCCTATACGATCCTATACCGGCAATCGTTCCCAGAATTTACTGAATAACGATAACCCAATGTACAAAGCCACGATTTTGCCTGAAATATCGAAAACCCATTTGCCAGATTTAGTCAAAGAATCGAGCATTCTGAAATCGAAGACTGCCCCTAACATTGTCTGCGGTGAATCGAAAAGCACGGCAAACAAGGAACTAACAAAAGAACAAGTATCTTCTAGTCAAACGACCACGGTGGTCAACAACTCACAAGCATTGGAGAACGCGAAGAATTCTCAAAATACAGACATCAACTTCACTGCGAATGATGAAAATAACGGGTTCCGACCACGAAGTCCTTTGCACGAGACCTCCATCATCGTACCTCAAGTTGATTGGAGCAAAAACAAGGAGGAAGCGAAAGAAGCGATTAGCACCGAAGACTCAGAGATAGATAGCGATTCCTTGTCTTCCAGCGACGGTGAAGCTGAAGGTGCGCAGAATGAACAGTTGGTTGCCGTGAATTTGTCTCCGCCACGATTACAGATTCACAGCACGGATGGAGATCTGCTATTGGACGAACAAGTTGATAGGTATAAGGACTTTGATGATGGTCAGTCATTCGAGCCAGATTCCATAGAGTGTTCATTTTTGCGAGACaaagaaacaaataataaaacggAACCTACACCTACCAAGCCAGAGAGCGGTGTGAACAAAACATCCATGGAACTGGAAATAGTGAAGAACGAGATAGAGCAGTTGGAATTGCAGGACGACAACAAAAAGAATATCAGTAACTGCAGCACTCCAACGTCCGTGGCTTCTACCATATCGAATAAGCAGGATGATTCTGAAGAAAACGATGTGACCACGGCTGCTCTTACTGAAACCGAATTCTCGGAGTGGGCTCGCGATGGAGAGGTGCTTGTCTCGGACGACCTGCGAGACGTTGAGTTCAACATTAATCCAGAATTCATAACTACGAGAAGAAACCTTCCATTATCAGACAATTCGAGGACAAGGAACGCACTTATCACCATAGCCAAAGAGGAAGATTTGACAGACATGGAGCTAGATACTTCGAAGTACAACCAGCTGGACATTCCGATTAATGACACCTCGAAGCTTCTAGCTAACGGTGAGGATATTGATTTTATGGACACGGACAACGATTCGTTATTAGATGACAGTCTGCAAGACGCTTCCAACATGGTTATGCTTAAAAACAGAGGGTACGTAGAGTTCGTGAATATCAAGAGCGACCCAACGTCCTCGAGTTCGCAGGAGAAATTGATCGCTGATGCTCCGATAGCAAAATTAGAAGTAGAGAACGATTCGTGTTCAGAAGAAGAAGCTTATAATGACAGAAACGTGATAGAAATAAATCCTGTTACTATGGATGATGTTATGAACAAATTAAATGGTACACTAACTAAAACAGAGAATGAAATTGAGGAGAAGGCAGATACAAAATTGGATTCTGCTCAACAAGATCAGCCTATCGTGGAAGCTGTGAACAAGGAACTGTTCCAGTCAATGGAGGAGGATAGTTTGCTGATCGTTGAACCAGCAGAAGATACCACTACGAGCGAAGTGATCACAATTCTCGCTAGTCCCGTGAATCCACAGGTTTCCATAGTTCCACCTCAAACTCAGGAGGCGAGTCAGGAAGAAGAACCAAAAGCGACGGCTGATTCAAGCAATGCGGATTATTCGGAGTACGTTAAACGGTTGCAGTCTAGAATTGCCGAATTTAGTAATGCCAAAGACTCCATCGACGTCAGGAAATCAAAAAGAAAGAATTCAAAGAGTTCTATACAAACGCGCACTGCCGAAATGATAGCGGAAGAGATCAAGAGTCAGGATGCCGTCATAAACAACAGCTTTAATTCTCCAGCTACCTCAAGGAAATTGGAAGAAATAACGAGAGAAAGGTCTAAACAGAAGAACGTTATACAAGACTTGTTGATGGACAAAGTGGAAGCTCACAAACAGAAATCCGCAGAGAAGAAAGCAAGAAGAGCCGCTAGAGCATCTTCCTTTACCTCTACGCCTGTTTTATCTCCAATAAGACCACCTGTTTCTAGTGCCTCaccaattaacaaatttacaccTACGTCCATAGCAACGCCTGAGAACAGTCCACTGCGAACCACTTTTGCAGAGGCCAAGAAGAGTCTGGAAACTGAGGCACCAAGAGAGGTCCCTTGGAAATCGGGAAAGGAAAAGGAGGCAAATGatgaaaacaaaaatgaaattcaatcTGTTGAAAATCTGAATGAGACACATAATGAAGTAGAAAGCAATTTTAAAACACCAGTTGCTCCACCAAGATTGAAGCATGATGAAGTGAAGAGGACAGCAGAAAAGGCTAGGCAGGATGCTAGGGAAAGAGCCAGATTAAAAAGTGACGAGGACCTGGGTCTCAGTCCAGAAGATAGGATCAAAGAATTGAGGATGAAAGTGGCTCGAAGGCAGCTATCGATGGAAGACAGAAAAAATAAAGAGGACCCTGAACCCCGTATAAGACTTTACAGCTCTGGAGAAAATAAGACTggattaaaattgcaaacaagCAAAAGTACAGACAACATGAAGGCTGTAGCAGAAGCAATAAACTTTAGTGGCCTTTCTGCTGCCAATACCAAGTCGATGGATGAACTTCTACATACCAATAGTTCTCCAAAATCTGCTAACGCTGTCACTGTTGTGAAAAGAGAGAAGAAACAAAAAACAAAGGATCCAGAAAGAAGGAAAAGCATTATTCAAGCAGTTTCGGACTTCTTCTTTAAGAAGGAATCTTCTCCTTCACCGTCCAATCAGAAAGACAAATTATCTATGTTCCGTCTGACATCGAAATCGAAAGGCAAA TTGTATAAATCGTATTCGGAAGGGTCAGAT CTTGATAAAATTGTATCACCAAAGACTAATACAAGACCAAAAAGTGTCTGCGAGGGTATGCTCACAAGAAACTTCCTGAATGAAAATCCGCCTCCAATTCCACCACCACCCCTTAATTATACTATTCCTACTACGCATGTATCAG ATGATAGCTTATCAGAAGATGATACGAAAACAACGGCAGTGTCAACATCATGCATTCATAAAGCTACAGTAACCGAGGGTTCATGTAACAGTATTTCTCGTAAAACAAAAACCACAAAACGAATAGCTAGGCAAGCACAGTTAAAAAG attGCGTATGGCCCAAGAAATACAAAGAAAATTAGAAGAAACGGAAGTTAAACAGAGAGAATTAGAGAGCAGAGGTGTTAGCGTTGAAAAGGCTCTTCGTGGAGAAGGCG AATGCTCCGATCGAGAAGAAGCAGATTTGCTTAGAGAATGGTTTGATCTTATGAAAGAACGCACAGAACTGCGTAGGTATGAAAAAGAACTTCTAGTAAGAGCTCAAGAAGTCCAGCTTGAAGATCGCCATGAGAGATTGCAGCAGGAATTGCGAGAACGCTTGGCTGATGATG ATAACAAGAAAACTAGTGATGACGTGAAAAAGGAAGGAGAAATTTTAACAGAAATGTTGGAAATAGTCGCGAAGCGAGATTCACTCATTGCCCTTTTAGAAGAAGAGCGACAAAGGTGGTGTAAATCTACATGCCAAACATTAACTTCTTTTCCTACATATACAGTTGCCTGCTCCTCGCACGTACCTAATTTTTTTTCTCATAATTTGAACAACTCATCTTTTGTGTTCACCCTGACAGTCATTTTAATCGCGTATGTGTTTTTTACTAACTTAATTGAGTTATTTGTTAACTTTTACAAAGAGCATCTAACACTTTTCAAATcgtga